TGCTCTGGTTCACCTTCCGTACGCTGACCATACAGCTGAGCGATTTGCGTGCCGTCGGCAGCAAACAGTTCCAGACTGGTGACGTGGCCATCGGCGGTCGGTTTGCGCGTTACCCATGTTTCTGCCACGCTCTCTTCCAGTAGGTGTAAGGTAAATGCCGGGTTGAAGATATTCAGCCAGCCTTTCATCGGCACCAGTTTTTCTACCACGCCGGTAAAAATCTGTACGCAGCCACGATTACCCACAAAGACCATAATTTCATTGCCATCCTGGCGCGCGGTGTCGAGTAACTGCGCCAGTGCACTATTTGCGACTTTACAGGCCAGATCGTCGCCCACCAGATTAAACGCCTGTTGGCGGGTGAGATCGTGGCGTTTCAGCAGACCGAAAAACTGGTGTACATCGGTCATCGCTCGCCATTCTTGATCAACGGTCTGCGCATCAACCGCGATGTCGGCTGGAGCCGAATTGTTGGCCGGTTGCAGCACCAGTGGCGGGTTTTCAGCAAAGATGAAACGGGTCAGCAACGCAACCCATTCCTCTATCAGGGTGTTTTGTGTGGCATAGACTTTCAGCAGAGCATCTCCCTGATGGTCAAAGAACTGAATGCTCTGGCGCTCGCCATGGGCGGTTGTTTCGCTGATATGAAACACGCTTGCCCACTGATTGAGGAACAGGCGCAGGTCGAGGGCGTGCGGATTAAGAACCAGCCCGGCATGACCGTTGAGGTGCTGATTGGTAAAAGTACCCACCTGCTCATGTACCGCGTATTCGTTGCGGCATATACATTTGGTTTCGCCTACGGCCTCCAGTGCGCCGAGGATTTCGCGCACTTCGCCACGTAAGCGCCAGGCGTCATGACCCACGCGCGCGAAGGTCAGTTCGGCTTCGCTAATATTCATCAACCCCGCAATATCACGTGCGTATTTGCCCGGGTTTTCTTTCTTAAGTTCCAGCCAGCGAGTGTAATGATTCATTGTCTCTTCCTTCCAGATTGCTGCCCCGGCGAACCGGGGAAAAGTGATTACCACTGATAACTCACGAAAAGTTTGCCATTACGACCATCCTGCGGAATGCCCTGCGGCGACCAGTACTCTTTGTCGAAGGCATTGCCCAGTACCAGCGTGGTGGTCATGCCTTTCAGCGCCTGTTGGCCCTGATAGCTCACGTAGAAATCATTCACCGCATAACCGGGCTGTTTAGTGTAGCTGTTGCTGATATGCGTTGAACGATCGGCAAAAGTCCCTATCCAGCCCACGGAGAATCCGCTGTGCGCAACCGGGACGTTCAGTTTGCTGGTAACGGTGTCCGGGTTAATGCTGGAAATATATTCCCCTGTGTCAGTATCTTTGCCGCGCGTGCGGTTGTAGGCCATATCGAGACTGAACAGGTCGGCGGTGTATTTCGCCATCACATCCCAGCCCCAGATTTTGGCGTTGGGCACGTTATAGGACATGGTTGTCGCGGCGGCGAAGTCGACGCTGGTGGAGATGTAATCTTTCGCTTTGGTGTCGAAATAGCTGGCTTTGAATTCGAGCGCATCGCTCGCCATCAGCAGATCATCAAAGCGCAGACCAAATCCGTATTCCTGTGTTTCGTTGGTTTCCGGACGCAGGTTAGGGTTTGGCACCCAGTAGTTGGTGTAAAAACGGCCAATCGAGAAGTGTTTCGCATCGTTATACATCTCGCCCATCGTCGGTGCACGGAAGGCCTGAGCGTATGAACCGAACAACATCAGCCAGTCGGCAGGCGCAACGGTGAGTCCAGCGCGAGACGACCATTTATCGGCATCGACGTCTTCATAGCCGTCGCTGCTGCCGCGATATGAGTCATAACGGGTACCGCCCAGCAGCGTAACCGGCAGGTCGCGCAGAGTGATTTCATCCTGTAGCCAGCCGGAGCTGAAATCAATTTTTGCCTCCGGGAAACCCGTGGTTGCACCACCAGGCTGTTGTTCCTGACGGTAGTATTCGCCGCCGTAGGTCAGCAGATGAGACGCAAATGAGTCGCTAAACAGGCGGGTACGATTGTCGATTTTGCCGCCTTTGGTGGTCTGCTTACGAAATTCGCCCGTGTTATCAAGGTCCTGGGCATTAATACGCGCTTCGGACCAGTAAATGCGGGCATTCGCATTCAGCCAGTCATTGTCCGCCGGAGCAAGGGAGTAGGCCAGCTGTGCATCGCGCTGGATGGTTGAACGATCGGTCATCGGGTTGCTGGTGGCATCCGCTGCGCTGGTTTGCGGGTTTTTAGGTTCACGGGCGTCATTGTTGTAGTAACGCAGCGAACCGGCCAGCGTCTGGGCGCTGTCAATTTTCCAGCTACCTTTTGCCAGCATATTGTTGATCGCTTCATCGTTTGGCGCTGTGGTACCGTCACTCTGGCGTAAATCACCGCGATCGCGACTCGACCAGGCAAGCAGTCCGTCCAGCGTATCGGTGCGGCCATACGCGCTGGCACCCATACCAAGGCTGTGATCGCCGGTTGCCGCAGTACCGAACACGCGATAACCGCTGTGTTGTCCGACTTCCAGCAGATCTTTGGCATCCGCAGTGTCATAGGCGATCACGCCGCCCAGCGCGCCGCTGCCGTACAGCAGTGCAGAAGGGCCACGCACGACTTCGATGCGTTTGATAAGCGCTGGGTCGAGGAAGGTACTGTTCAGGTGTCCGGTGTCGGTTCCCTGACGAACGCCGTCAACCAGCACCAGAACGCCGCGTCGGTCGTAGCCACGCAGATTCACATCCTGGCCGTTGGTGCGTCCCGTACCGTCAAGGGTCAGGCCTGGAACCTTACGTAGCAGGTCGGCTGCCGAACTGGCGGTCTGGTTTTCCGGGGCGCTGGCATCAATTACGCTGACCATCATCGGCGCTTCAAAGGCGCTACGGGCATTGCCGGTGGCGGTGACGGTCATATCTTCTGCCGCCGCATTGGCGACGGCGGGCAGGTTACTGACAATCGCCAGCGCCAACAGCGATGGGCGCAGAGACGCAGTGTGCAGGTAAGGCATAGCAACTCTCCATTAGGAAATCGAAAAGCGCTGGCTGCCTGGGTATTACCTGGGTGGCTGGCGAAAAGTGTCGTTTATTTGGTCAGAATGAGTTTTCCAGCTTGAGTCTGGCGCAGCAGATAGTGCTGGCCATCATGTTCTATGATCACGCGTCCTTCTTTACCCAGCAGATTTTTACTGTCAATTCGGCGTTCGTTTGGCGCGACGGAAGGCGGTGCATTTTCTTTTGCGGGCGTTGCTGTTGTGTTATCCATACGTGACATAGTGTTTAAAAATAACAATCAATGTAACAATGATAATCATTATCATCAAACTGCAAATTTGCGGCAAGCATTTTTGTGAAATAATTGTGACGAGAACGGATATTGTACAGCAAAGCGGGGGAAAACAATGGATTAGCACCGGGCAACGTGAAGTTACCCGGCGAACGACATTAAAAACGGCTATCAACCGCAGAGGCGAGTTTTTCAACCAGCAGTTCAGTATCTTCCCAGTTCAGGCATGGGTCGGTAATGGACTGACCGTAAACCAGCGGCTGGCCGCTAACGATTTTTTGCGTACCTTCACGCAGGAAACTCTCCGCCATGATCCCGGCAATCGCCGTTGAACCGTTACGAATTTGCTGACACACGTCATCGCAAACGTCCAACTGACGACGATGCTGTTTCTGACAATTACCATGGCTAAAATCGACCACCAGATGCTCAGGCAGGGAAAATTCGTGCAGGGTATCGCAGGCGGCGGCAATATCTTCAGCATAATAATTCGGCTTTTTACCGCCGCGCATGATGATATGTCCGTAAGGGTTACCACTGGTCTGATAAATGGTCATCTGGCCGGTTTTATCCGGTGAGAGGAACATGTGGCTGGCGCGGGAGGCGCGAATTGCATCGACGGCGATACGCGTGTTGCCATCGGTGCCGTTTTTAAAGCCGACCGGGCAGGAGAGCGCGGACGCCATTTCACGGTGGATCTGGCTTTCGGTAGTGCGCGCGCCAATGGCTCCCCAACTGATTAAATCGGCAATAAACTGACCGGTCACCATGTCGAGGAATTCTGTTGCCGTGGGTACGCCCAGTTCATTGACCTGCAACAGCAGTTTACGCGCCAGTTCAATGCCGTGGTTCACGCGGTAGCTGCCGTTTAGATCCGGGTCGGAAATTAAGCCTTTCCAGCCCACGACGGTGCGCGGTTTTTCAAAATAGGTGCGCATCACGATTTCCAGACGCGCCTGATGTTTTTCGCGCAGCGCCTGTAAACGCGTTGCGTATTCCATTGCGGCATCAAGATCGTGAATCGAGCAGGGACCCACGATCACCAGCAAACGAGCATCTTCACCATTTAATATTTTTTCTATCCGGCGTCGGGATTCCGTGACATGACGGGCGACGGAGGATGAAACAGGATGCCGTTGCGCAAGCTCTGCTGGGGTAACCAGATTGTCAATACGCGCAGTACGGAGTTCATCGGTTCTGTTCATTACTTGTCTCAGAAATTTGTTGCTTCAACGGCAGGACTACCGGGAAGTGATGTACATCACAATATCACACTCATCCTGCCTGGTGGCGAGCATAATAACAAAAAATCGAACCAATGCACTAGCATTCTAGTACATGCGGCGATTCAGTCCCATAATGTCGAGGATCTTGGTAGCAATCTCTTCTACCGAGTAATTGGTACTGTTCAGCCATGGGATCTGGTTTTTCCGGTACAGCGCTTCCACCTCTGCTACCTCCATTCGACACTGTCGCATTGAGGCGTAACGGCTGTTCTCCCGACGCTCTTCGCGGATAGCCGCCAGACGCTCTGGGTCAATGGTCAGGCCGAACAATTTATGCTGCAAC
The Citrobacter arsenatis DNA segment above includes these coding regions:
- the aroH gene encoding 3-deoxy-7-phosphoheptulonate synthase AroH — encoded protein: MNRTDELRTARIDNLVTPAELAQRHPVSSSVARHVTESRRRIEKILNGEDARLLVIVGPCSIHDLDAAMEYATRLQALREKHQARLEIVMRTYFEKPRTVVGWKGLISDPDLNGSYRVNHGIELARKLLLQVNELGVPTATEFLDMVTGQFIADLISWGAIGARTTESQIHREMASALSCPVGFKNGTDGNTRIAVDAIRASRASHMFLSPDKTGQMTIYQTSGNPYGHIIMRGGKKPNYYAEDIAAACDTLHEFSLPEHLVVDFSHGNCQKQHRRQLDVCDDVCQQIRNGSTAIAGIMAESFLREGTQKIVSGQPLVYGQSITDPCLNWEDTELLVEKLASAVDSRF
- the chuS gene encoding hematinate-forming heme oxygenase ChuS, producing MNHYTRWLELKKENPGKYARDIAGLMNISEAELTFARVGHDAWRLRGEVREILGALEAVGETKCICRNEYAVHEQVGTFTNQHLNGHAGLVLNPHALDLRLFLNQWASVFHISETTAHGERQSIQFFDHQGDALLKVYATQNTLIEEWVALLTRFIFAENPPLVLQPANNSAPADIAVDAQTVDQEWRAMTDVHQFFGLLKRHDLTRQQAFNLVGDDLACKVANSALAQLLDTARQDGNEIMVFVGNRGCVQIFTGVVEKLVPMKGWLNIFNPAFTLHLLEESVAETWVTRKPTADGHVTSLELFAADGTQIAQLYGQRTEGEPEQTQWRAQIGALTPKGLAA
- the hemP gene encoding hemin uptake protein HemP produces the protein MSRMDNTTATPAKENAPPSVAPNERRIDSKNLLGKEGRVIIEHDGQHYLLRQTQAGKLILTK
- a CDS encoding TonB-dependent hemoglobin/transferrin/lactoferrin family receptor; this translates as MPYLHTASLRPSLLALAIVSNLPAVANAAAEDMTVTATGNARSAFEAPMMVSVIDASAPENQTASSAADLLRKVPGLTLDGTGRTNGQDVNLRGYDRRGVLVLVDGVRQGTDTGHLNSTFLDPALIKRIEVVRGPSALLYGSGALGGVIAYDTADAKDLLEVGQHSGYRVFGTAATGDHSLGMGASAYGRTDTLDGLLAWSSRDRGDLRQSDGTTAPNDEAINNMLAKGSWKIDSAQTLAGSLRYYNNDAREPKNPQTSAADATSNPMTDRSTIQRDAQLAYSLAPADNDWLNANARIYWSEARINAQDLDNTGEFRKQTTKGGKIDNRTRLFSDSFASHLLTYGGEYYRQEQQPGGATTGFPEAKIDFSSGWLQDEITLRDLPVTLLGGTRYDSYRGSSDGYEDVDADKWSSRAGLTVAPADWLMLFGSYAQAFRAPTMGEMYNDAKHFSIGRFYTNYWVPNPNLRPETNETQEYGFGLRFDDLLMASDALEFKASYFDTKAKDYISTSVDFAAATTMSYNVPNAKIWGWDVMAKYTADLFSLDMAYNRTRGKDTDTGEYISSINPDTVTSKLNVPVAHSGFSVGWIGTFADRSTHISNSYTKQPGYAVNDFYVSYQGQQALKGMTTTLVLGNAFDKEYWSPQGIPQDGRNGKLFVSYQW